From the genome of Triticum aestivum cultivar Chinese Spring chromosome 3B, IWGSC CS RefSeq v2.1, whole genome shotgun sequence, one region includes:
- the LOC123066442 gene encoding uncharacterized protein translates to MAAAPGYEVPTPLAAPVLPSMAAAGWSSLPSDLVLCIADCLLDTNDVDCYVDLRAVCHNWRSATEDPRSDASDPRFHPRFWIVLDDDGAFQSDGCRVLVNTATSRFLRKQLPLPRHYYVVTTTVNGFLVLDDRSPPHAARLLNPLTGAVVIFNAPVPRDASVAVFFSSGGTPHNLIVLCDSTRKYYRAVPDSECFIAGDINHVFYNYMRKVVVGSVYSNGAGCVSVAQSNVIMEYLLDLSEKLQTDFVKFFSVDPLGHHNDVRCFLLHFGGEVFFITMALERVVAVLIVDPTEKQALTPVKTVGRYAIFISHQRCLVVDAAKFPSVEADCVYYTQDVGKFAFIWKHNIRDGKDERVYDDINFVKEDKHFVSSGPLPFTIIQLLSSYTINLSDS, encoded by the coding sequence ATGGCGGCCGCGCCCGGCTATGAGGTTCCGACGCCTTTGGCCGCCCCTGTTCTTCCCTCCATGGCGGCCGCAGGCTGGTCCTCCCTCCCGAGCGACCTCGTCCTCTGCATCGCCGACTGCCTCCTCGACACCAACGACGTCGACTGCTATGTGGACCTCCGCGCCGTCTGCCACAACTGGCGCTCCGCCACCGAGGACCCGAGGAGCGACGCCTCCGACCCCCGCTTCCACCCTCGCTTCTGGATAGTCCTCGACGACGACGGCGCCTTCCAGAGCGACGGCTGCCGGGTCTTGGTCAACACGGCCACCAGCCGGTTCCTCCGCAAGCAGCTCCCGCTGCCCCGCCACTACTACGTGGTCACCACCACTGTCAACGGCTTCTTGGTCCTGGACGACAGGAGTCCACCTCACGCCGCTCGCCTCCTCAACCCTCTCACAGGCGCCGTGGTCATTTTCAACGCGCCGGTGCCGCGGGACGCGTCCGTTGCCGTTTTCTTCTCCTCTGGCGGCACTCCGCACAATCTCATCGTGCTCTGCGACTCAACTCGCAAGTATTACAGGGCTGTTCCGGACAGTGAATGTTTCATCGCCGGGGACATCAATCATGTCTTTTACAATTATATGAGGAAGGTGGTGGTCGGCAGCGTCTACTCCAATGGTGCTGGCTGCGTATCCGTGGCGCAGTCTAATGTCATCATGGAGTATTTGCTCGATTTGTCGGAGAAGCTTCAGACTGATTTCGTCAAGTTTTTCTCTGTCGACCCTCTTGGACATCACAACGACGTCCGTTGTTTCCTATTGCATTTTGGTGGGGAAGTCTTTTTCATCACAATGGCATTAGAACGCGTTGTTGCGGTCCTCATCGTGGATCCAACGGAGAAACAGGCGCTCACGCCTGTGAAGACCGTGGGCAGATACGCCATCTTCATCAGCCATCAAAGGTGCCTGGTTGTTGATGCCGCTAAGTTCCCATCCGTCGAGGCAGACTGTGTCTACTACACCCAAGACGTTGGTAAATTTGCTTTCATCTGGAAGCACAACATCAGAGATGGGAAAGACGAGAGGGTGTATGATGACATCAATTTCGTCAAGGAGGACAAGCATTTTGTCTCCTCCGGCCCCCTTCCTTTCACCATCATCCAGCTTCTCTCGAGCTACACCATCAACCTCAGCGATTCTTAA